From a single Lewinella sp. LCG006 genomic region:
- a CDS encoding PDZ domain-containing protein: MRHLLILLFTTSLFSLQAQRHYNYYDNNSNRAFLGVSTTEISDDKADILNLPTDDGDMIQYVYEGTAAAAAGLKPFDYIIGMNNETVDRNTGLTELLAKHRPGDKVDLQIVRQGKKMTLPITLGRPSDSNSEHYGGSAFLGVREHDENDNDKLGVRITTVRNSTAMKLGLDDGDIITAINGQPMIDWHDISVILNNMEEGDPIEIAYTRNNTPQRASGNIGAEDDPSLKMGRGYLGIYSGHMDRNKASKLELPNPYGSYVKRIIRGSAAEAAGLEPLDYVIAVNDYEMSEDRSLTSALHKFSPGDEVVVTYIRNGQTMRANVVLGESSDDEFSVPCAEEPFFGVSNNHNENDRKGVPVNIVRNSAAKAAGLQSGDIITSLAGKPIIDWGDLSAVINGTNVGKEIAVGFIRDGQPQTAIAVMGSECDENGESRNENNWYDYNYDESFSNNPDREIDDESPAIDMDRIKVDMTDMDKEDAEEMARRGVDMPLINNLTIENIQLFPNPNRGMFRLEFELPQRGETSIRVFNGEGRLIYSFDLGEYQGTFSDDIDISQNGPGAYFLEVRQGATSMVKKIVLQY; encoded by the coding sequence ATGAGACACCTCTTGATACTCCTTTTTACTACTAGTCTTTTTTCTCTTCAGGCTCAACGCCATTACAACTACTACGATAACAACAGCAACCGGGCTTTTCTGGGAGTTAGCACTACTGAAATCAGTGATGACAAGGCGGACATACTGAATCTTCCTACTGATGATGGAGATATGATTCAATATGTTTACGAAGGAACAGCTGCAGCTGCTGCTGGTCTGAAGCCATTTGACTACATCATCGGCATGAACAATGAGACAGTTGACCGGAATACCGGCTTAACCGAACTGCTAGCTAAGCATCGCCCAGGTGATAAAGTCGATCTACAAATCGTCCGTCAGGGAAAAAAAATGACCCTCCCTATCACCTTAGGCCGCCCCAGCGACTCTAATAGCGAACACTACGGTGGTTCTGCATTTTTGGGAGTCCGTGAACATGATGAAAATGATAACGATAAATTGGGGGTACGCATAACGACGGTACGTAATTCCACCGCGATGAAACTGGGCCTTGACGATGGCGATATTATCACCGCTATCAATGGACAACCAATGATCGACTGGCATGATATCAGCGTGATATTGAATAACATGGAAGAAGGTGACCCCATCGAGATCGCTTACACGCGCAACAATACGCCTCAGCGCGCAAGCGGAAACATTGGCGCTGAAGATGATCCAAGTCTAAAAATGGGTCGCGGTTATTTAGGCATTTACTCTGGCCACATGGACCGCAACAAAGCCAGTAAGCTGGAACTTCCTAATCCTTACGGCAGTTATGTGAAACGCATCATTCGAGGTTCAGCCGCCGAAGCTGCCGGGCTAGAGCCACTGGATTATGTGATTGCTGTTAATGATTATGAGATGAGTGAAGACCGCTCACTGACGAGTGCACTCCACAAGTTTAGTCCGGGCGACGAAGTGGTTGTAACCTACATTCGCAATGGTCAAACGATGCGCGCAAACGTTGTTCTGGGAGAATCTTCTGATGATGAGTTCTCTGTTCCCTGTGCCGAAGAGCCTTTCTTTGGGGTCAGCAATAACCACAATGAAAATGATCGAAAAGGTGTTCCGGTAAATATCGTTCGCAACTCGGCAGCTAAAGCCGCAGGATTGCAAAGTGGCGATATTATTACCAGCTTGGCAGGAAAGCCCATTATTGATTGGGGCGACTTGAGTGCCGTCATCAATGGCACCAATGTTGGCAAGGAGATCGCAGTGGGGTTCATCCGTGATGGTCAGCCACAGACAGCGATTGCCGTAATGGGTTCAGAATGTGACGAAAACGGCGAAAGCCGCAACGAAAACAACTGGTACGACTACAACTACGACGAAAGCTTCAGCAACAACCCTGATCGTGAAATTGACGATGAATCACCCGCCATTGACATGGATCGCATCAAGGTAGATATGACAGATATGGACAAAGAAGACGCGGAGGAAATGGCTCGTCGCGGGGTGGATATGCCTTTGATTAACAATCTCACCATTGAAAACATACAGTTGTTCCCCAACCCCAACCGTGGGATGTTTCGCCTGGAATTTGAGCTACCTCAAAGAGGTGAAACCAGTATTCGCGTTTTTAATGGGGAAGGACGTTTGATTTATTCGTTCGACTTAGGGGAATACCAAGGTACTTTTAGTGATGATATTGACATCTCCCAAAATGGCCCGGGTGCTTATTTTCTGGAAGTCCGCCAGGGAGCAACCAGCATGGTCAAGAAGATTGTTCTTCAGTATTAG